In Marinobacter sp. LQ44, the following are encoded in one genomic region:
- a CDS encoding PilT/PilU family type 4a pilus ATPase, which yields MELPAYLKVMADKGASDLFFSTGSPVMMKVEGKTGPITQNPLASGAVRQLAYSVMNDKQRAEFEKNLELDMAVGVNEVGRFRVNVFWQRGEVSMVVRHLRNDIPSIESLGLPSVLKELIMEPRGLILVVGSTGSGKSTTLASMIDHRNGNQSGHILTVEDPIEYTHNHRQSVVNQREVGVDTRSYNEALRRAMREAPDVIMIGEIRDRDTMKHALTYAETGHLCISTLHASNVDHTMRRIVNFFPEHAHKELFMDMSMHLKAVVAQRLLRGKDGKRVVAVEVMLASPYIRDLISKGEIDGIADIMTRGGEQGMKTFDQAILELYDQGKITREEALSNANSRHNLEVKIRLASGGLQSPSDLLSIDES from the coding sequence ATGGAACTGCCCGCCTACCTGAAAGTCATGGCCGACAAGGGCGCCTCTGACCTTTTCTTTTCTACCGGTTCACCGGTGATGATGAAGGTCGAGGGCAAAACCGGCCCGATCACCCAGAACCCCCTGGCCTCGGGCGCGGTCCGGCAACTGGCCTATTCGGTGATGAACGACAAGCAGCGGGCCGAGTTCGAGAAGAACCTGGAACTGGACATGGCAGTCGGGGTAAACGAGGTTGGGCGCTTCCGGGTAAATGTGTTCTGGCAACGCGGCGAAGTCAGCATGGTGGTGCGCCATCTGCGCAACGACATTCCCTCTATTGAAAGTCTTGGCCTGCCATCGGTGCTGAAAGAGCTGATTATGGAACCTCGCGGATTGATACTGGTGGTTGGCTCCACCGGCTCCGGTAAATCCACCACCCTGGCCTCGATGATTGACCACCGCAACGGCAACCAGTCTGGCCACATTCTGACGGTGGAAGATCCGATCGAGTACACCCACAACCACAGGCAAAGTGTGGTCAATCAGCGGGAGGTGGGGGTGGACACCCGCTCCTACAACGAAGCCCTGCGCCGGGCCATGCGGGAAGCGCCCGATGTGATCATGATCGGTGAGATCCGCGACCGGGACACCATGAAGCATGCGCTCACCTATGCGGAAACCGGCCACCTGTGCATCTCCACCCTGCACGCCAGCAACGTGGACCACACCATGCGGCGGATTGTGAATTTCTTCCCCGAACACGCCCACAAGGAGCTGTTCATGGATATGAGCATGCACCTGAAAGCGGTGGTGGCCCAGCGTCTGCTGAGGGGCAAAGACGGCAAACGGGTGGTGGCCGTGGAAGTGATGCTTGCCAGCCCCTACATTCGGGATTTGATCTCCAAGGGTGAGATAGATGGGATTGCCGACATCATGACCCGGGGCGGCGAACAGGGCATGAAGACCTTCGACCAAGCCATTCTCGAACTTTACGATCAGGGCAAGATTACCCGGGAAGAAGCCCTCAGCAATGCCAACTCCAGGCACAATCTTGAGGTGAAGATCCGCCTCGCCAGCGGTGGCTTGCAATCGCCCAGCGACCTGCTGAGCATTGACGAAAGCTGA
- a CDS encoding rhodanese-like domain-containing protein: MKSLLVMLLFGFGLVTTSQAEEALSVTPQETHEMVQEQGDQVLFIDVRDPVEIMFIGFTDAVDLNIPFQLVDRTRFNEDKAVFAMDINENFVAEVDAALAEKGLDRNALIITMCRSGSARGKPSAEYLMERGFSNVKYVDHGFQGDSLKEGPQKGMRLQNGWQNSGMPWTTKANPEKIYRP, translated from the coding sequence ATGAAATCGTTACTCGTGATGTTGCTGTTCGGTTTTGGCCTGGTGACCACTTCCCAGGCAGAGGAAGCGCTGTCAGTCACGCCACAGGAAACCCACGAAATGGTCCAGGAGCAGGGCGATCAGGTGTTGTTCATTGACGTGCGAGACCCGGTGGAAATCATGTTCATCGGCTTTACCGATGCGGTGGACCTGAACATTCCGTTTCAGTTGGTGGACCGCACCCGGTTCAATGAAGACAAGGCCGTCTTCGCCATGGATATCAACGAAAATTTTGTTGCCGAGGTGGATGCCGCGCTGGCTGAAAAGGGGCTGGACCGGAATGCGTTAATCATCACCATGTGTCGTTCTGGCTCTGCGCGAGGAAAGCCCAGTGCCGAGTATCTGATGGAGCGTGGATTCAGCAACGTGAAGTACGTGGACCACGGCTTCCAGGGTGACTCTCTGAAAGAAGGCCCCCAGAAGGGCATGCGGCTGCAGAACGGTTGGCAGAACTCCGGTATGCCCTGGACCACCAAGGCAAACCCCGAAAAAATCTATCGTCCTTGA
- a CDS encoding cytochrome-c peroxidase: MMKRPLTKALILSLGVMAGSAAADDLLDRARSTFEPIPKYPPVIDGNELTQSKVELGKMLFFEPRLSSSHLISCNTCHNVGLGGDDYLPVSIGHGWQKGPRNSPTVFNAVFNAAQFWDGRAADLAEQAKGPVQAGVEMSSTPERVVSTLKSMPEYVERFGDAFPGQDGPVTFDNMAVAIEAFEATLITPDSEFDKYLRGNTAALNDKEKEGLALFMDRGCAACHSGVNLGGQEYYPFGLVERPGGAILPEGDRGRFEVTQTASDEYVFRASPLRNIELTAPYFHSGAVWSLEEAVAVMGTAQLGTELNDSEVQSIVAFLKTLTGNIPEIRYPIMPPSTATTPRPTDMVP; the protein is encoded by the coding sequence ATGATGAAACGTCCGTTAACCAAAGCCCTGATTCTGAGTCTGGGCGTAATGGCGGGTTCTGCCGCCGCAGATGACCTGCTGGACCGGGCCAGAAGCACCTTCGAGCCGATTCCCAAATACCCACCTGTGATCGACGGCAACGAGCTGACCCAATCCAAGGTGGAACTGGGCAAGATGCTGTTCTTCGAACCGCGCCTGTCTTCCAGCCATCTGATCAGCTGTAACACTTGCCACAACGTCGGTTTAGGCGGAGATGATTACCTGCCGGTGTCCATTGGTCACGGCTGGCAGAAAGGCCCCCGTAACTCCCCGACGGTATTCAACGCGGTGTTCAACGCAGCACAGTTCTGGGATGGCCGGGCAGCAGACCTTGCCGAGCAGGCCAAGGGCCCGGTTCAGGCTGGCGTGGAAATGAGCAGTACGCCGGAGCGCGTGGTTTCCACACTCAAGAGCATGCCGGAGTATGTTGAGCGCTTCGGCGATGCCTTTCCGGGGCAGGATGGTCCGGTGACATTCGACAACATGGCCGTAGCCATCGAAGCTTTCGAGGCAACGTTGATCACTCCAGACTCTGAATTCGACAAGTACCTGCGTGGCAACACGGCCGCTCTGAATGACAAAGAAAAGGAAGGCCTGGCCCTGTTCATGGACAGAGGCTGCGCCGCTTGTCACAGCGGCGTGAACCTCGGTGGCCAGGAATACTACCCGTTCGGTTTGGTCGAGCGTCCGGGCGGTGCCATTCTGCCTGAGGGCGACCGCGGCCGCTTTGAGGTCACCCAGACAGCCTCCGATGAATATGTATTCCGTGCCTCTCCGCTGCGGAACATTGAGCTGACAGCCCCCTACTTCCACTCTGGCGCCGTCTGGAGCCTTGAGGAAGCGGTTGCGGTTATGGGTACTGCGCAGCTGGGTACAGAGCTGAACGACAGCGAAGTCCAGTCCATTGTTGCCTTCCTCAAGACCCTGACTGGCAACATTCCGGAAATCCGCTACCCGATTATGCCGCCGAGCACAGCCACCACACCTCGCCCCACCGACATGGTGCCTTGA
- the nfsA gene encoding oxygen-insensitive NADPH nitroreductase, which yields MNPTIELLKSHRSIRKFKDQKIPRELFEDLIRAGQCAATSNHVQAYTIIHVVNPESRRKLAELAGGQTYVESCSDFLVFCADMKRATESAAKAGAEVIRGMTEQLLVASIDTALIAQNVVVAAESEGLGICYIGGIRNNPQEVSNLLKLPEHVYPVFGLCLGYPDQQPEVKPRLPLAAILKEDSYDDSTDERLVASFDDTMARYYRERTGGNKDTSWSEQLKPLFTSKLRPHMKEFLNKRGFGLK from the coding sequence ATGAATCCGACCATCGAACTCCTGAAATCCCATCGCTCCATCCGGAAATTCAAGGATCAGAAGATTCCGCGGGAACTGTTTGAAGACCTGATCCGTGCCGGCCAATGCGCAGCTACCTCCAACCACGTCCAGGCCTACACCATTATTCATGTGGTCAATCCGGAAAGCCGTCGGAAACTGGCAGAACTGGCCGGGGGCCAGACCTATGTGGAAAGCTGCTCGGATTTCCTGGTGTTCTGCGCCGATATGAAGCGGGCGACCGAATCGGCAGCGAAAGCCGGTGCGGAGGTGATTCGAGGCATGACTGAGCAACTTCTGGTGGCCAGCATTGATACCGCCCTGATTGCGCAGAATGTGGTGGTGGCGGCTGAATCGGAAGGACTGGGCATCTGCTACATTGGCGGTATTCGCAACAACCCGCAGGAAGTGAGCAATCTGCTCAAATTACCGGAACATGTGTACCCGGTGTTTGGCCTGTGCCTTGGCTATCCGGACCAGCAACCGGAAGTGAAGCCGCGCCTGCCCCTGGCAGCCATTCTCAAGGAAGACAGCTACGACGACTCAACTGACGAGCGGCTGGTCGCCAGCTTCGACGATACAATGGCCCGCTATTACCGCGAGCGCACCGGCGGCAACAAAGACACCAGCTGGTCCGAACAGCTCAAGCCGCTGTTTACCAGCAAGCTCCGGCCGCACATGAAGGAGTTCCTGAATAAAAGAGGCTTCGGCCTGAAATAG
- the mqo gene encoding malate dehydrogenase (quinone), producing MASFDTDVLLIGGGVMSITLASLISQLDSSRSMTLVEQGRQLAGESSDAWNNAGTGHAGYCELNYTPAQGDGSVAIDRALAINERFEISLQFWSSLVEKGLLPGPDDFIRSVPHLSWVQGQDDCRFLRARHRALQAHPLFQGMEFTDQDSTLSDWLPLIHGAQQTFPPSAATRVPHGSDVNFGSLTRLLGRSLTQSGACDIRLQRRVTGLQRHNRGWRVTLANHESGEQQVLTARFVFIGAGGAALPLLQKAGVQEARGYGGFPVSGLWLACNDQSLALQHNAKVYSQAPVGAPPMSVPHLDTRFINGKAALLFGPFAGFTTRFLKEGGVMDLVRSVRHHNLKPLLDVAIHNWPLTRYLIKESLSPKSSRLEQLQRFIPDIDPDAWELVKAGQRVQIIKPDSQGRGSLEFGTEVLSTSDGSLAALLGASPGASTCVAAMLDVIERCLPELVQGASLQTLQALIPSYGQSLQQDHQLLADIRKHTLSTLALGNGMENTQTERSLYA from the coding sequence ATGGCGAGCTTCGATACAGATGTACTTCTGATTGGCGGCGGCGTAATGAGCATTACGCTGGCGTCTCTTATTTCACAGCTGGACAGCTCGCGCTCGATGACACTGGTCGAGCAGGGCCGGCAATTGGCCGGCGAAAGCTCCGACGCCTGGAACAATGCCGGAACCGGTCACGCCGGCTACTGCGAGCTCAACTATACCCCGGCACAGGGTGATGGTAGCGTCGCCATTGACCGGGCTCTGGCCATCAATGAACGGTTTGAAATATCCCTTCAATTCTGGAGTTCACTCGTCGAAAAAGGCCTGCTGCCGGGGCCTGACGACTTTATCCGCAGCGTTCCTCACCTCAGCTGGGTGCAAGGCCAGGACGACTGCCGGTTCCTGCGCGCCAGGCACCGCGCATTGCAGGCTCACCCACTTTTCCAGGGTATGGAATTCACCGATCAGGATTCGACACTCTCAGACTGGCTGCCTCTGATCCACGGAGCGCAGCAAACATTCCCACCCTCGGCAGCCACCCGCGTACCGCATGGCAGTGATGTCAATTTCGGCTCGCTGACCCGCCTGCTGGGGCGTTCACTCACCCAGTCCGGGGCCTGCGATATCCGCCTTCAGCGCCGGGTGACGGGACTTCAACGTCACAACCGCGGATGGCGGGTGACGCTTGCCAATCATGAGAGTGGCGAACAACAGGTTCTCACGGCCCGCTTTGTCTTTATCGGCGCCGGTGGCGCCGCGCTGCCCCTGTTGCAAAAAGCGGGGGTTCAGGAAGCCCGCGGGTATGGCGGCTTCCCCGTTTCCGGACTATGGCTGGCTTGCAATGACCAGAGCCTGGCGCTCCAGCACAACGCCAAAGTCTACAGTCAGGCCCCGGTGGGTGCTCCGCCCATGTCTGTTCCGCACCTCGATACCCGTTTTATCAACGGTAAGGCTGCTCTGCTGTTCGGTCCCTTCGCCGGTTTCACAACACGCTTTCTCAAAGAAGGTGGCGTGATGGATCTGGTTCGGTCAGTAAGACACCACAACCTGAAGCCGCTGCTTGATGTGGCTATCCACAACTGGCCACTGACCCGCTATCTGATCAAGGAGTCGCTCAGCCCGAAATCATCGCGCCTTGAGCAACTGCAGCGTTTTATCCCGGACATTGATCCCGACGCCTGGGAGCTGGTGAAAGCCGGGCAACGGGTGCAGATCATTAAACCCGATAGCCAAGGCCGCGGTTCACTGGAGTTCGGCACGGAAGTCCTGAGCACCAGCGATGGCAGTCTGGCAGCGCTGCTGGGCGCCTCCCCCGGCGCGTCCACCTGCGTCGCCGCCATGCTCGATGTGATAGAGCGCTGCCTGCCCGAACTGGTTCAGGGCGCCTCCCTACAAACCCTTCAGGCACTGATCCCCAGCTACGGCCAGTCGCTGCAGCAGGATCACCAGCTTCTGGCAGACATCCGCAAGCACACCCTCAGTACCCTGGCATTGGGTAATGGCATGGAAAACACTCAAACTGAACGGAGCCTTTACGCATGA
- a CDS encoding Re/Si-specific NAD(P)(+) transhydrogenase subunit alpha yields MMIGIPRERVPNENRVAIIPTGVSTLLEAGYEVIVESGAGLAAHFTDDDYRHAGAIIADDASALYRQASVILKVLAPTLEEADLIQEESTIISLLNPWFNKPLLERFASRKVQAFALDLVPRTTRAQPMDVLSAMAGISGYRAVLSGAMALPRYFPMLMTAAGTIHPARVLVIGAGVAGLMAIATARRLGAVVEAYDLRPEVKEQVQSLGADFIEIQVPSSETSGDSGYAKAQSEAFYTAQRQQLADCVARADMVVTTAAVPGKQAPKLINSDMIHRMKSGSVIVDLVADKGGNVEGTVLNKKIVVDGVTLVGHANHPSRVPVHASQLLTRNITAFLLNMTKAGQLVPNFDDDIVSATLVTQGGQVLHGAEPSAPKNEPTESKETA; encoded by the coding sequence ATGATGATTGGCATACCCCGAGAGCGAGTCCCGAATGAGAACAGGGTCGCTATCATACCCACCGGTGTTTCGACGCTGCTCGAAGCTGGCTACGAAGTCATCGTCGAGAGCGGCGCTGGATTGGCCGCACACTTTACCGATGACGATTATCGCCATGCCGGCGCAATCATCGCTGACGATGCCAGTGCCCTGTATCGGCAAGCATCCGTCATTCTGAAAGTGCTGGCCCCCACCCTCGAGGAAGCCGATCTTATTCAGGAAGAGAGTACGATCATCAGCTTGCTGAACCCATGGTTCAACAAGCCACTTCTGGAGCGGTTTGCGTCCAGAAAAGTACAGGCATTTGCGCTAGACCTCGTGCCCAGAACAACCCGGGCGCAGCCGATGGATGTGCTGAGTGCCATGGCCGGCATCAGTGGCTATCGAGCCGTGCTCAGCGGCGCCATGGCACTGCCACGATACTTCCCGATGCTGATGACCGCCGCCGGCACCATTCACCCGGCCCGGGTGCTTGTCATCGGTGCCGGCGTCGCCGGATTGATGGCCATCGCTACCGCGCGGCGCCTGGGCGCCGTCGTCGAGGCTTACGATCTGCGACCAGAAGTAAAAGAGCAGGTTCAGAGCCTGGGAGCCGATTTTATCGAAATTCAGGTGCCATCATCGGAGACCTCCGGCGACAGCGGCTATGCAAAAGCCCAGAGCGAAGCCTTCTATACAGCACAGCGCCAGCAACTGGCAGATTGTGTTGCACGGGCGGATATGGTGGTCACGACCGCGGCGGTTCCAGGCAAACAGGCACCGAAACTGATTAACAGCGACATGATTCATCGCATGAAGAGTGGCTCGGTGATTGTCGACCTGGTGGCCGATAAAGGTGGCAACGTAGAGGGCACCGTGCTGAATAAAAAAATCGTGGTGGATGGGGTAACACTTGTCGGGCACGCCAACCACCCTTCCCGGGTGCCGGTTCATGCCTCTCAACTGCTGACCAGGAACATAACCGCCTTCCTTCTCAACATGACCAAAGCCGGGCAGCTTGTCCCCAACTTTGACGACGACATTGTGTCCGCAACCCTGGTCACCCAGGGCGGACAGGTGCTTCACGGCGCTGAGCCTTCCGCCCCAAAAAACGAACCCACCGAAAGCAAGGAAACCGCCTGA
- a CDS encoding NAD(P) transhydrogenase subunit alpha, with protein MELFVLSFTIFILALFVGIELINKVPPTLHTPLMSGTNAISGIVIVGAIISAGSSDLSPNVAGVLGFIAVTLASINIVAGFMVTDRMLNMFKRKG; from the coding sequence ATGGAACTGTTTGTTCTCAGCTTCACCATTTTCATTCTGGCACTGTTTGTTGGCATTGAACTGATCAACAAGGTGCCACCAACACTCCACACGCCATTGATGAGTGGCACCAACGCCATTTCCGGGATCGTCATCGTGGGCGCCATCATCAGCGCTGGCAGCTCGGACCTCTCTCCCAATGTTGCCGGCGTACTCGGCTTTATCGCCGTGACTCTGGCAAGCATCAACATTGTAGCCGGCTTTATGGTTACAGATCGCATGCTGAATATGTTTAAGCGAAAGGGATAA
- a CDS encoding NAD(P)(+) transhydrogenase (Re/Si-specific) subunit beta: MFALINLSYLAAAVCFILGIKGMTRPKTAVRGNQIAAIGMLIAVVSALLHQGIINYTAILAGMILGGSIGIWLARRTATTEMPELVASLNGIGGGASVAVAASTWIQTVASSGAGSNGWTAAILVSIIIGSVTLTGSVVAVLKLKGNIGDSRNNRLWHSVTLITLVAALIGAVLFTTEASTSPLALAALIGLCLLLGVGLVQPIGGADMPVVVALLNAYSGLAGAATGFVLGNQGLIITGSLVGASGLILTAIMCKAMNRSLPNVLFGGVFGATGNSANKQDEGEFYDGKVKYATPDDLALLLDGARNVVMVPGYGLAVAQAQHAVKELANQLEGRGAKVSYAIHPVAGRMPGHMNVLLAEAEIPYDQLKDMEAINPELPQADVAIVLGANDVVNPAAAEDPNSPIFGMPILDVHKAKTVVVVKRSLSAGFAGIPNGLFIRDNSLMVKGDAKEVLQSTTTAIKDL, encoded by the coding sequence ATGTTTGCACTAATCAACCTGTCTTACCTGGCTGCGGCGGTTTGCTTCATTCTTGGCATTAAAGGCATGACCCGCCCGAAAACCGCGGTTCGCGGCAACCAGATCGCCGCCATCGGTATGCTGATCGCCGTTGTTTCCGCCCTCCTGCACCAGGGAATCATCAACTACACCGCTATCCTCGCCGGTATGATTCTAGGCGGCAGTATCGGTATCTGGCTGGCCCGGCGCACCGCCACCACCGAAATGCCTGAACTGGTGGCCAGCCTGAACGGTATTGGCGGGGGCGCGTCGGTCGCGGTGGCCGCCAGCACCTGGATTCAAACGGTTGCCTCGTCCGGTGCGGGCAGCAATGGCTGGACGGCAGCGATTCTTGTCTCAATCATTATTGGTTCCGTGACATTGACCGGCTCAGTGGTGGCCGTGTTGAAACTGAAAGGCAACATTGGGGACAGCCGCAATAACCGCCTGTGGCACAGCGTCACACTGATCACACTGGTCGCAGCTCTGATTGGTGCCGTTCTGTTCACGACCGAAGCCAGCACCAGCCCGCTTGCACTGGCTGCACTTATCGGCCTTTGCCTGCTGCTCGGGGTTGGGCTGGTCCAGCCGATTGGCGGTGCCGATATGCCGGTGGTGGTGGCACTTTTGAACGCCTACTCGGGGCTCGCCGGCGCCGCAACCGGTTTTGTGCTGGGTAACCAGGGGCTGATCATCACCGGTTCTCTGGTGGGTGCATCGGGGCTGATCCTGACGGCCATCATGTGCAAAGCCATGAACCGTTCCCTGCCCAACGTACTATTCGGTGGCGTCTTCGGCGCCACTGGCAACAGCGCCAACAAGCAGGACGAAGGCGAGTTCTACGATGGCAAGGTGAAATACGCCACGCCTGACGATCTGGCCCTGCTGCTGGACGGCGCCCGCAATGTGGTCATGGTGCCGGGTTATGGCCTGGCGGTGGCGCAGGCCCAGCACGCGGTCAAGGAACTGGCCAACCAACTTGAGGGCCGTGGTGCGAAAGTCAGCTACGCCATTCACCCGGTTGCCGGGCGCATGCCGGGGCACATGAATGTGCTGCTGGCGGAAGCTGAGATTCCCTATGATCAGCTGAAGGATATGGAGGCGATCAATCCGGAACTGCCTCAGGCCGATGTGGCCATCGTGCTGGGGGCCAATGACGTGGTGAACCCGGCCGCCGCCGAAGATCCGAACTCGCCCATCTTCGGCATGCCGATCCTGGATGTTCACAAGGCAAAAACCGTGGTGGTGGTCAAGCGAAGCCTGTCCGCTGGCTTCGCGGGCATTCCCAACGGCCTGTTCATTCGGGACAACAGCCTGATGGTGAAAGGTGATGCCAAGGAAGTACTTCAGTCAACCACCACCGCAATCAAAGATCTCTGA
- a CDS encoding LutC/YkgG family protein, which produces MSARSNILNKLRAGLAGTTPRPDDFDEGLVTNPWQYAPEDRITRLRSLMEAVHTEVHQVTSAQWPAKVQELLESRGLGNLLYAPGTAHGRQLAVHWQRSSAKVQLMVYDRPIEEWKDELFWKVDASITGTVGGIAATGSLVLWPDRHEPRLMSLLPPLHIALLKASEVEDNLYGMMQRHSWSAGLPTNLLLVSGPSKTADIEQVLAYGAHGPKELVVLILEDA; this is translated from the coding sequence ATGAGCGCCCGCAGCAATATTCTGAACAAACTTCGTGCCGGCCTGGCCGGCACCACGCCCCGGCCTGATGATTTCGACGAGGGTCTGGTTACCAACCCCTGGCAGTATGCCCCGGAAGACCGGATTACCCGCCTGCGCTCTTTGATGGAAGCGGTACACACCGAGGTTCATCAGGTCACCAGTGCCCAGTGGCCTGCCAAAGTGCAGGAATTGCTGGAGAGCCGAGGTTTGGGCAATCTGCTATACGCCCCAGGCACCGCCCATGGCAGACAGCTGGCGGTGCACTGGCAGAGAAGCAGTGCGAAAGTTCAGTTGATGGTCTATGACCGGCCCATCGAGGAATGGAAAGATGAGCTGTTCTGGAAGGTGGATGCCAGCATAACCGGCACTGTGGGGGGCATTGCAGCCACCGGTTCTCTGGTGCTCTGGCCGGATCGCCACGAACCTCGCTTGATGAGCCTGCTGCCGCCGCTGCACATAGCCTTGCTTAAGGCCAGTGAGGTGGAAGACAACTTGTACGGCATGATGCAGAGGCACAGCTGGTCCGCCGGTTTACCGACGAACCTGTTGCTGGTCTCCGGCCCGTCCAAAACCGCAGATATTGAGCAGGTGCTGGCGTACGGGGCCCATGGCCCGAAGGAACTGGTTGTCCTCATCCTTGAGGACGCCTGA
- a CDS encoding LutB/LldF family L-lactate oxidation iron-sulfur protein, which translates to MSQRIPIKELTDSFRGRAVGALADDQLRTNFRVAMDSLMKKRADAFPDEDEREGLRELGNHIKARALSRLPDLLEQLEAKLTDNGVKVHWAETTEEANRIVHSIIEAKKGSQVVKGKSMVSEEMEMNDYLAERNIECLESDMGEYIVQLDGEKPSHIIMPAIHKNRFQVSRLFHDKLGVDETEDVNELIQIGRRTLRQKFLEADVGVSGVNFAIAETGTLLLVENEGNGRMSTTAPPVHIAVTGIEKVVENLRDVVPLLSLLTRSALGQPITTYVNMISGPRKADELDGPEEVHLVLLDNGRSGAFADAQLRQTLNCIRCGACMNHCPVYTRVGGHTYGEVYPGPIGKIITPHMVGLHKVPDHPSASSLCGACGEVCPVKIPIPEMLQRLRQENVKSPAEQPKVKDGGAKYSRKERVIWRFWARLNTSPMFYRLFLWGATRLRKLAPKNVGPWTENHSAPVPARRSLHDLAKAHLNQGDR; encoded by the coding sequence ATGAGCCAGCGCATACCGATCAAAGAGCTGACCGACAGCTTCCGTGGCCGCGCCGTGGGTGCCCTGGCGGACGACCAGCTGCGCACCAACTTCCGGGTGGCCATGGATTCGCTGATGAAAAAGCGTGCCGATGCTTTCCCGGATGAAGACGAGCGCGAAGGCTTGCGGGAGCTGGGCAACCACATCAAAGCCCGGGCCCTGTCCCGATTGCCCGACTTGCTGGAGCAGCTGGAAGCCAAACTGACCGACAATGGCGTGAAGGTCCACTGGGCGGAAACCACCGAAGAAGCCAACCGGATTGTCCACTCCATCATCGAGGCCAAGAAAGGCTCTCAGGTGGTGAAAGGCAAATCCATGGTCAGCGAAGAAATGGAGATGAACGACTACCTGGCCGAGCGCAACATCGAGTGCCTGGAGTCCGATATGGGCGAATACATCGTCCAGCTGGATGGCGAAAAGCCCTCTCACATCATCATGCCGGCCATTCACAAGAACCGTTTCCAGGTCTCCAGACTGTTCCATGACAAACTGGGGGTGGATGAAACCGAGGATGTGAACGAGCTGATCCAGATCGGCCGGCGCACCCTGCGCCAGAAATTTCTGGAAGCGGACGTTGGGGTGTCTGGTGTTAACTTCGCCATCGCCGAAACCGGCACTCTGCTGCTGGTGGAAAATGAAGGCAATGGCCGCATGAGTACCACCGCGCCGCCGGTGCACATTGCCGTCACCGGCATTGAAAAGGTGGTGGAAAACCTGCGGGACGTGGTGCCCCTGTTGTCGCTGCTGACCCGTTCCGCGTTGGGCCAGCCGATCACCACCTACGTGAACATGATCTCCGGCCCCCGCAAGGCGGATGAGCTGGATGGCCCGGAAGAAGTCCACCTGGTGCTGCTCGACAACGGCCGCAGCGGCGCCTTTGCCGATGCCCAGCTGCGCCAGACCCTGAACTGTATCCGCTGCGGCGCCTGCATGAACCATTGCCCGGTGTATACCCGGGTGGGCGGCCATACCTATGGCGAGGTGTATCCGGGGCCGATCGGCAAGATCATTACGCCGCACATGGTGGGCCTGCACAAGGTGCCGGATCATCCCAGCGCGTCGTCATTGTGTGGTGCCTGTGGCGAAGTGTGCCCGGTGAAGATTCCGATTCCGGAGATGCTACAGCGATTGCGGCAGGAGAACGTGAAAAGCCCGGCGGAGCAGCCGAAAGTGAAAGACGGCGGTGCCAAATACTCCCGCAAAGAGCGTGTGATTTGGCGCTTCTGGGCCAGACTGAACACTTCGCCGATGTTCTACCGGTTGTTCCTGTGGGGCGCGACCCGCTTGCGCAAGCTGGCACCGAAAAACGTCGGCCCGTGGACCGAGAACCACTCAGCACCGGTGCCGGCCCGCCGGTCGTTGCACGATCTGGCCAAAGCCCATCTGAATCAGGGGGATCGGTGA